The following are encoded together in the Candidatus Methylomirabilis oxygeniifera genome:
- a CDS encoding putative Haloacid dehalogenase-like hydrolase domain-containing protein 3 (Evidence 3 : Function proposed based on presence of conserved amino acid motif, structural feature or limited homology), whose product MMLKAVIFDAGNTIMLVNYGVVVEALAAEGWDVEEAAVREAEYRARVRLDQILARRNSTEAPQIFQTYMRFVCEGIGMSWGVAAEQALRRLAEYHRAYNLWNQPNPQASAVLQTLHDRGLTLGMISNSNGWVERLVTESGLRPYFHFVLDSRLVGVEKPDPRIFQIALDRVGIGSAEALYIGDLYSIDVVGPRAAGMRAILLDPAGLWDQVDCQKARDLSEAADLVLMQLS is encoded by the coding sequence ATGATGCTCAAGGCGGTGATCTTTGATGCCGGCAACACCATCATGCTGGTCAACTACGGTGTGGTCGTGGAGGCATTGGCGGCCGAAGGCTGGGATGTGGAGGAGGCGGCGGTGCGAGAGGCGGAGTATCGCGCTCGGGTGCGCCTCGATCAGATCCTGGCCCGGCGCAACTCCACCGAAGCGCCGCAGATCTTCCAGACGTATATGCGCTTTGTCTGCGAAGGCATTGGCATGTCGTGGGGAGTGGCCGCTGAGCAGGCGCTACGTCGGCTCGCCGAGTACCATCGAGCGTATAATCTCTGGAATCAACCGAATCCTCAGGCCTCTGCTGTGCTTCAGACGTTGCACGATCGCGGGCTCACGCTGGGCATGATCTCAAATTCGAACGGATGGGTCGAGCGGCTTGTGACGGAAAGCGGACTTCGCCCTTACTTTCACTTCGTACTGGACTCGCGGCTGGTTGGGGTAGAAAAGCCTGATCCTAGGATCTTTCAGATCGCGCTGGATCGGGTCGGGATCGGTTCCGCCGAGGCGCTCTACATCGGCGACCTGTACTCCATTGATGTCGTAGGACCGAGAGCGGCGGGGATGCGCGCGATCCTGCTCGATCCTGCCGGTCTGTGGGATCAGGTGGACTGCCAAAAGGCGCGCGACCTATCGGAAGCGGCCGACCTGGTTCTGATGCAGCTTTCGTAA
- a CDS encoding conserved protein of unknown function (Evidence 4 : Homologs of previously reported genes of unknown function) — translation MRRYAIAVMARVPEAGRVKTRLVPPLSHERAAELYRCFLLDKLQQVAGIPDIDPYLAYTPIEARLSMLAMLPESFTLIPQAGSTLGDRLHRLSAILLERGHPATLLIDSDSPTLPTSYLLDAIARLQSGTTDLVLGPAEDGGYYLIGLKRPCRALFDNIPWSGPTVLTDTLRRAATQQLQVAMLPSWFDVDMPDDLARLRRDLATAGTTVAPHTRRFLFNEQEG, via the coding sequence ATGCGACGATATGCGATTGCGGTGATGGCCAGAGTGCCTGAGGCGGGACGGGTTAAGACACGTCTTGTCCCGCCGTTAAGCCATGAGCGCGCGGCGGAGCTGTATCGGTGTTTTTTACTGGATAAGCTGCAGCAGGTCGCCGGGATCCCAGACATCGATCCGTACCTGGCCTACACACCCATCGAGGCAAGGCTGTCGATGCTCGCCATGTTACCGGAAAGTTTTACGCTGATTCCGCAGGCGGGTTCAACTCTCGGAGACCGACTTCACCGACTCTCAGCGATCCTGCTGGAACGGGGCCATCCGGCGACTCTTCTCATCGACAGCGACAGCCCGACCCTGCCCACGTCCTACCTGCTGGATGCCATCGCGCGACTGCAGAGCGGAACAACAGACCTCGTACTCGGCCCGGCGGAGGATGGAGGCTATTACCTTATCGGTCTCAAGCGCCCCTGCCGTGCACTCTTCGATAACATCCCCTGGAGCGGCCCGACAGTCCTGACCGACACACTCCGGCGCGCGGCGACGCAACAGTTGCAGGTTGCGATGCTCCCGTCCTGGTTCGACGTCGATATGCCGGACGACCTGGCGAGGCTTCGGCGCGATCTTGCAACCGCCGGAACCACCGTGGCTCCCCATACGCGGCGCTTCTTGTTTAACGAACAGGAAGGGTGA
- the glk gene encoding Glucokinase (Glucose kinase) — MILAGDIGGTKTVIGLFGEAGNRLHAIREETFPSQHYNSLEEVLNQFMGPGPAASLSVACFGVAGPVIGGKSNATNLPWELDERSLAEALRVPRVKLLNDLEATAYGMLHLEPTDLCVLQPGSPRKGNIAVIAAGTGLGEAILYWDGKRYHPMATEGGHADFAPRSDIEVDLLRYLQREFGHVSYERLLSGPGLFNIYRFLRDSGIAREPEWLRTRIAEDDAGAVISEIGLAGDDPLCTKALDLFVSMYGSEAGNLTLKAFAIGGVYVGGGIAPKILAGAHDHAPLRSAFTRAFADKGRFADLLRSIEVKVALNLRAPLIGAAHYGLTAAYRRSLPPEGG; from the coding sequence ATGATCTTGGCCGGCGACATCGGGGGGACGAAGACCGTTATCGGCCTGTTTGGAGAGGCCGGTAACCGGCTGCACGCCATCCGCGAAGAAACGTTCCCCAGCCAACATTACAACTCGCTCGAAGAGGTCCTCAACCAGTTCATGGGCCCTGGGCCTGCCGCGTCACTCAGCGTGGCCTGCTTCGGGGTGGCCGGACCGGTGATCGGAGGAAAGAGTAACGCGACAAATCTTCCCTGGGAGTTGGATGAGCGCAGCCTCGCGGAAGCCCTTCGCGTTCCGCGAGTGAAGCTCCTGAACGATCTGGAAGCAACAGCCTACGGGATGCTGCATCTCGAGCCGACCGACCTGTGTGTGCTTCAGCCGGGTTCCCCGCGCAAGGGTAATATCGCCGTCATCGCGGCCGGCACGGGTTTGGGGGAGGCGATCCTCTACTGGGACGGGAAGCGTTATCATCCAATGGCCACCGAGGGAGGACACGCTGATTTCGCCCCACGCAGCGACATCGAGGTCGACCTGCTGCGCTATCTCCAGCGGGAATTCGGTCACGTGAGTTACGAGCGACTGCTGTCTGGTCCGGGGCTCTTCAACATCTATCGGTTCCTCCGGGACAGCGGCATAGCCCGAGAGCCGGAGTGGCTTCGGACGCGCATTGCAGAGGATGACGCAGGCGCGGTGATCTCTGAGATCGGGCTGGCAGGGGACGACCCGCTCTGCACGAAAGCGCTTGATCTGTTCGTCTCTATGTACGGATCGGAGGCGGGCAATCTGACCCTGAAGGCATTCGCCATCGGTGGGGTGTATGTCGGGGGAGGGATCGCGCCGAAGATCCTTGCAGGGGCACATGACCACGCACCCCTACGCAGTGCGTTCACCCGCGCCTTCGCCGACAAGGGACGCTTCGCCGACCTGCTCCGGTCAATCGAGGTGAAGGTCGCATTAAACCTGCGTGCACCCCTGATCGGCGCCGCCCACTATGGCCTCACAGCGGCCTACAGGCGCTCGTTACCGCCTGAAGGTGGTTGA
- the pgl gene encoding 6-phosphogluconolactonase (6PGL): MTIGHVGGLLVVANPAALAQEAAKRVGAIAEEAVARCGRFTIALAGGSTPKRLYSLLAADPYRTRLPWRETHLFWTDERAVPPEHPDSNFGMARATLLSRVPIPEDQIHRMQAERADLDAAAGEYDTDIARTFATQSPDEPPAFDLILLGLGTDGHTASLFPHTPALRATKRWVAANYIPELKADRLTLTIPILNRATMILFLVSGIEKAMALQAILEGPSDTERLPAQLIRPVAGRLVWLVDQAAASRLAEKTP, encoded by the coding sequence ATGACCATAGGGCATGTGGGCGGCCTGCTGGTGGTAGCCAATCCGGCTGCTCTCGCTCAGGAGGCCGCAAAGCGGGTCGGCGCAATCGCCGAGGAAGCGGTGGCCCGTTGTGGCCGCTTTACCATTGCCCTGGCAGGTGGCTCGACTCCGAAACGCCTGTACTCGCTCCTGGCGGCTGACCCGTACCGCACTCGCCTACCATGGCGGGAGACCCACCTCTTTTGGACGGATGAGCGAGCGGTGCCGCCGGAGCACCCGGACTCAAACTTTGGCATGGCCAGGGCTACTCTGCTCAGTCGCGTTCCGATTCCGGAAGATCAGATCCACCGGATGCAGGCCGAGCGAGCAGACTTGGATGCGGCGGCCGGCGAGTATGACACTGACATCGCCAGAACGTTCGCCACGCAGTCACCAGATGAGCCGCCTGCGTTCGACCTTATTCTTCTGGGATTGGGGACTGACGGTCATACCGCCTCGCTGTTCCCGCATACCCCGGCGCTTCGAGCGACTAAACGGTGGGTGGCGGCCAACTACATCCCCGAACTGAAGGCGGATCGCTTGACGCTCACGATACCCATCCTCAATCGAGCAACAATGATCCTGTTTCTGGTCTCTGGGATTGAGAAGGCCATGGCGCTCCAAGCGATCCTCGAAGGGCCGTCAGACACAGAACGATTGCCGGCCCAACTTATCCGGCCGGTAGCAGGCCGGTTGGTTTGGTTGGTCGACCAGGCCGCCGCCAGTCGGCTCGCCGAGAAAACCCCATGA
- the zwf gene encoding glucose-6-phosphate 1-dehydrogenase (Evidence 2a : Function of homologous gene experimentally demonstrated in an other organism; PubMedId : 1643289; Product type e : enzyme): MTATQIVTEAITQPSRYQVPEGCAMVIFGASGDLTRRKLLPALYALAHDGLLPDRFAAIGFARKEKGHEAFREEMRQAVEQFSRLQPLDSEAWNRLAQGLYYVTGAFEEPVGYERLRELLVEVDRRHGTGGNRLYYLATPPAAYAAVVAHLGAAGLVSEVRDGPYDTEPASEARGCCRIIVEKPFGRDLATALTLNAEIHQVFRERQVYRIDHYLGKETVQNILTFRFGNSIFEPLWNRRYIDHIQLLVAEDHGVEGRGGYYDGAGAMRDMLQNHMLQLLSLVAMEPPATFDPDAVRDEKVKVLRAIREVLTTDVESATVRAQYISGQLHGKRIAAYADEPGVAAETATETFAALRLEIDNWRWAGVPFYLRTGKALPKRVTEVTIQYRQPPLLLFQHAGHLGHERRDVIQPNRLTLRIQPDEGISLRVGLKPPGPSISLIPARLGFSYREAFGIDPTEAYERLLLDCMLGDSTLFIRRDEVESAWALVTPILEAWAAADRSGLAYYPAGNWGPKEADRFIGADGRQWVNP; encoded by the coding sequence ATGACTGCGACGCAGATCGTGACCGAGGCAATCACTCAGCCGTCCCGCTACCAGGTGCCGGAAGGGTGCGCGATGGTCATCTTCGGGGCATCGGGCGACCTGACCAGGCGTAAGCTCCTGCCGGCCCTGTACGCGTTGGCGCATGACGGTCTGCTCCCTGACCGGTTTGCGGCGATCGGGTTCGCGCGAAAAGAAAAGGGTCACGAGGCGTTCCGCGAAGAGATGCGTCAGGCGGTGGAGCAGTTTTCTCGTCTGCAACCGCTCGACTCTGAAGCATGGAACCGCTTGGCGCAAGGCCTCTACTATGTTACGGGCGCGTTTGAGGAACCGGTCGGGTACGAGCGGCTCCGGGAGCTGCTCGTAGAGGTAGATCGTCGGCATGGTACCGGCGGCAATCGACTCTACTACCTGGCCACGCCCCCTGCAGCCTACGCGGCGGTCGTGGCCCACCTGGGAGCCGCCGGACTGGTAAGCGAGGTTCGAGACGGTCCGTACGATACCGAACCAGCATCGGAGGCTCGCGGGTGTTGTCGGATCATCGTTGAAAAGCCGTTCGGACGCGACCTGGCAACGGCCCTGACCCTAAATGCCGAGATTCACCAGGTCTTTCGCGAACGGCAGGTCTATCGCATCGACCACTATCTCGGCAAGGAAACCGTCCAGAACATCCTGACCTTCCGCTTCGGCAACAGCATCTTTGAACCGTTATGGAACCGTCGGTATATCGACCACATTCAGCTCTTAGTGGCGGAAGATCATGGCGTGGAGGGTCGAGGCGGCTATTATGACGGCGCGGGCGCCATGCGGGACATGCTGCAAAACCACATGCTACAACTCCTGTCGCTGGTGGCCATGGAGCCGCCGGCCACCTTTGATCCTGACGCGGTCCGCGATGAGAAAGTCAAAGTCTTGCGCGCAATTCGTGAGGTCCTGACAACAGATGTGGAGAGTGCCACCGTCCGGGCGCAGTATATCAGCGGCCAGCTTCACGGGAAAAGGATTGCAGCCTATGCCGATGAGCCCGGGGTTGCGGCTGAAACGGCAACGGAGACCTTCGCAGCGCTTCGTCTGGAAATCGACAACTGGCGCTGGGCGGGGGTACCGTTCTACCTGCGAACCGGGAAGGCGCTACCAAAGCGAGTGACCGAGGTGACCATCCAGTACCGCCAGCCGCCGCTCTTGCTGTTCCAGCACGCGGGTCACCTTGGCCATGAGAGACGTGACGTGATCCAGCCGAACCGCTTAACGTTGCGGATCCAGCCCGACGAGGGGATCTCCCTGCGAGTGGGGCTCAAGCCTCCCGGGCCAAGTATCAGTCTGATTCCTGCCCGTTTAGGCTTCTCGTACCGGGAGGCCTTCGGAATCGATCCGACCGAGGCCTACGAGCGTCTGCTGCTCGACTGTATGCTTGGGGACTCGACGCTGTTCATTCGGCGCGATGAGGTCGAGTCCGCATGGGCTTTGGTCACGCCAATACTCGAGGCCTGGGCTGCCGCCGACCGCTCCGGCCTGGCGTATTATCCCGCCGGCAACTGGGGTCCAAAAGAAGCCGACCGCTTCATCGGGGCCGACGGTCGGCAGTGGGTCAACCCGTAA